The following proteins are co-located in the Colletotrichum lupini chromosome 4, complete sequence genome:
- a CDS encoding cytochrome P450: protein MFSDGDTLKKIAGTRSKYTKGEWYAVGRTTPGEDHLFSMRDEEKRKYLKSKMGPGYSGLENGGFEAGIDKNITAFVDLIDRKYISTAKDFRPMDMASKSTYLALDVISELGFGTPYGFLKEDRDLYQYVATKDAFFPVMITMGNVPWLATLMHSWPLNLGLPKSGDAAGFGALMGFAKTFVDGRLAPDTKPGRDMIQSFINAGMTREELTQEVYVETIAGSDTTATAIRMILLSLLSNPQAFTALRAEIDTLVSKKMISSPIKDSEARFMPYLQAVIREGLRLYPPSTGIVSKQVSSEGDIVHGYRLPPNTQLGENVCSIGRSKDIFGPDAHLFRPERWIEAAMSDDEGRYKAMMSTTDMVFGYGKFYCMGRNIALMELNKIFVEVSAYTHSN from the exons ATGTTCAGCGATGGAGACACGTTGAAAAAGATCGCCGGCACTCGCAGTAAGTACACCAAGGGCGAGTGGTATGCAGTCGGGAGAACCACTCCAGGAGAGGATCATTTGTTCTCGATGCGCGATGAAGAGAAGCGCAAGTACTTGAAGAGCAAAATGGGGCCCGGT TATTCGGGCTTGGAGAATGGAGGCTTTGAAGCCGGCATAGATAAGAACATCACCGCGTTCGTTGACCTCATCGACCGCAAGTATATCTCCACCGCAAAGGACTTCAGACCGATGGACATGGCCAGTAAATCAACTTACCTTGCCCTTGATGTCATCAGCGAGCTTGGCTTCGGCACCCCATACGGCTTCCTGAAAGAAGATCGAGATCTGTATCAGTATGTTGCCACGAAAGACGCCTTCTTTCCGGTCATGATCACTATGGGAAACGTGCCATGGTTGGCTACGCTTATGCACAGTTGGCCTCTCAATCTGGGGCTGCCAAAGTCCGGAGACGCAGCTGGATTTGGGGCGCTTATGGG GTTTGCCAAAACCTTTGTTGATGGACGGTTGGCTCCGGATACGAAGCCCGGCCGGGACATGATCCAGTCATTTATAAATGCTGGTATGACAAGAGAAGAGCTTACACAGGAAGTTTACGTTGAAAC CATTGCTGGTTCCGATACCACAGCAACGGCGATCCGTATGATTCTCTTGTCACTCCTATCCAACCCGCAAGCCTTCACAGCCCTCCGAGCCGAGATTGATACACTAGTCTCGAAGAAGATGATTAGCTCTCCGATCAAAGATTCGGAAGCGAGATTCATGCCATATCTTCAAGCTGTAATCCGCGAAGGTCTCCGTCTATACCCACCGTCTACTGGCATCGTCAGCAAGCAGGTCTCATCAGAAGGAGACATCGTCCATGGATATCGGTTGCCCCCTAATACACAACTGGGAGAGAACGTGTGCAGCATCGGCCGATCGAAGGACATTTTTGGACCTGACGCACATCTGTTCAGGCCAGAGAGGTGGATAGAGGCAGCAATGTCCGATGATGAAGGAAGATATAAGGCGATGATGTCAACTACCGACATGGTCTTTGGGTATGGCAAGTTTTATTGCATGGGGAGAAATATTGCGTTGATGGAGTTGAACAAGATCTTCGTTGAGgtcagcgcttatacccattcaaattaa
- a CDS encoding WSC domain-containing protein: MAFKTWVMTALVGLANGLASTDTITWGGDNSRAGYQTNHNMDPSVVGSSQFGQLFRTPLPGKYGGVAEQIFSQPLVYTPDGDSTQYVYVATTQNNVYKINAKTGSIIASRSLAIPFLSADLDGCYDIEPHVGVTSTGVIDASTNTLYLTTKTYVDQTLTGVAQGKPAGRYYLHALDVNDLSEKPNFPVNLEGTVARNNPIRSFNGGIHHQRPALLHVGNYIYAGFASHCVQYNFTGWIMGFDKTSGANVERFATEGDGVPVDVKGGGVWMSGGGLASDDAGSLFYATGNGYASQLSTIPVNGRTPPTSLEEAAVHMTINADGSLSLVDFFMPWEKQALDGADKDLGTSPLQILPSTFSCGDVKRIGVVTGKSGKTYWLNLDDLGGYRNGANGLDNVIQVYQNENSVYAGAGVYPGEGGYIYINVIQYPTHVFKFSCEAGVPSFTKVADSPQNNAYILGVSHGTVTTLNGQAGTGLLWTLDVQGSQLKIFEAVPKNGYLNMIKSFSVPGSTKFTRAVFGDGIMYQGTTLGYLYAFGSPVTTPINCTATNEFGVVDVGTTSDPRTITCTAVIGVTVSDIGLDEAEDFTLSGLPTLPLTLTAGQTFTIGASFKPTTVGLVSSDIVVNTTNTAEGYSQGTHIRLTGTGESSGPLLSITPPTITFQGVIAGQAGGTDESVILSNQGNSALSITDVQFSTSSAQGPFTSWDRATATLTVGKFTLTNVPATIPANTAVTVRIAFDSSVSGTFGAYLQVVSNGGTKAFTIAGSAGPAPVALVEFQTPDGTGWVEYDATKNFTFGNVTENTSRSLKFRVTNAAAEGGVKLSLTVSKPPFGVAGIIQAANLVDLAEGTVLAPGESATATLVCTVPKAQWNTDPYSGTAPWTMNTNDPNFEKHFFTFECTAVAEQAPPLLGNGQGKYRYIGCYKENNPGRQLANQLYGDATSTNGKCIAACAEKGSVFCGTQYHTECWGGPNIPTLKVDDRNCNFDCGGDLNQICGGNGFGANEGGAYISVFADSVQWDGNTTTPTPNPNPSGPEVNPGVGQYVSQGCYTEPADTRALPNLVTTTGKTVALCVEACAASRYTYVGLEYGGECWCGNTLAAASVAAPAADCSMACADNSTEYCGGPSRLNLYKLDGTLPEPTSAVPTGTTTTTTAAPTSTAPPANERVGDWLFQGCYTEGTGVRALSSRTYANDSMTLESCGGFCQGLKYFGTEYGRECWCGDEFGTGSALAANQKDCSFPCAGDSTQFCGAGDRLQVYMYSPVAATTTSAETTTTAAAFASLAPASNGTATTTTTATETPLAEKQASNSTISTTASLTPSNSTTSSARVTAEAVASTLSASNSSVPATAKASATSSTIFTTSLLATSSVTSATSSVSATPSVPSTSTSSTKTSTSSSATPTPTGPVISTGNENFTYYGCFSEPQVGRLLPAQIINRDNMTISMCLSACYNKNYAGVEYGRECWCGDALNIGGGGGTTPAANVTAKDCSFKCPGNSTEYCGAGVRLSLYILKDELEKLQKSNATVSFKST; this comes from the exons ATGGCTTTCAAGACGTGGGTGATGACGGCCCTCGTTGGCCTTGCCAATGGCCTGGCCTCAACAGACACCATCACCTGGGGAGGCGACAATTCGAGAGCCGGGTACCAGAC AAACCACAACATGGACCCTTCCGTCGTGGGGAGCTCCCAGTTCGGCCAGCTCTTCCGCACACCTCTGCCCGGTAAATATGGCGGCGTCGCAGAGCAGATCTTTTCTCAGCCACTCGTTTACACGCCTGACGGCGACAGCACGCAATACGTCTACGTCGCGACTACACAAAATAATGTCTACAAAATTAATGCAAAGACGGGCAGCATCATCGCTTCCCGCAGTCTCGCCATTCCCTTCTTGTCTGCCGATCTAGATGGCTGCTATGATATCGAACCTCACGTCGGAGTCACCTCCACTGGTGTAATTGATGCCTCGACCAACACCCTCTACCTCACCACCAAGACGTACGTCGACCAGACCTTGACCGGCGTTGCTCAAGGAAAACCCGCCGGCCGTTACTACCTCCATGCCCTGGATGTCAACGACCTTAGCGAGAAACCCAACTTCCCCGTCAACCTCGAAGGCACCGTAGCGAGGAACAACCCTATCCGCTCTTTCAATGGCGGTATCCATCATCAGCGACCTGCTCTGTTGCACGTCGGCAACTACATCTATGCTGGCTTTGCTTCTCACTGTGTCCAATACAACTTCACAGGTTGGATCATGGGCTTCGACAAGACTAGCGGTGCCAACGTCGAGCGTTTCGCTACCGAAGGTGACGGTGTCCCCGTGGATGTCAAGGGCGGTGGTGTCTGGATGTCTGGCGGCGGTCTCGCTTCCGACGACGCAGGTTCCTTGTTCTACGCTACTGGTAACGGATACGCCTCCCAGCTCAGCACCATCCCCGTCAACGGCCGCACGCCCCCGACATCTCTGGAAGAAGCCGCTGTTCACATGACAATCAACGCCGATGGAAGTTTGAGCTTGGTCGATTTCTTTATGCCATGGGAGAAGCAAGCTCTAGACGGCGCCGACAAGGACTTGGGAACGAGTCCTCTGCAGATTCTGCCCAGCACGTTCTCCTGTGGCGACGTCAAGCGCATTGGTGTGGTGACTGGAAAGAGTGGCAAGACGTACTGGCTCAACTTGGACGACTTGGGTGGCTACCGCAACGGCGCCAATGGCCTTGATAACGTGATCCAGGTGTACCAGAACGAGAACTCGGTGTACGCCGGTGCGGGTGTGTACCCAGGCGAGGGTGGCTACATCTACATCAATG TCATTCAATACCCTACCCACGTTTTCAAGTTCTCCTGTGAGGCCGGAGTCCCCTCTTTCACCAAGGTGGCCGACAGCCCTCAGAACAACGCCTACATCCTTGGTGTCAGTCACGGCACTGTCACTACTCTCAACGGCCAAGCTGGCACTGGTCTTCTCTGGACTTTGGATGTACAGGGCTCTCAGCTCAAGATCTTCGAAGCCGTCCCCAAGAATGGCTACTTGAACATGATCAAGTCTTTCAGCGTTCCGGGCAGCACCAAGTTCACGAGAGCCGTTTTTGGTGATGGCATCATGTACCAAGGTACCACCCTAGGCTACCTGTACGCCTTTGGCTCGCCAGTCACGACACCTATCAACTGCACTGCTACCAACGAATTTGGTGTCGTTGATGTTGGAACCACGAGTGACCCACGCACGATTACTTGCACGGCCGTCATTGGTGTCACCGTTTCGGACATCGGCCTAGATGAGGCTGAAGACTTTACCCTCTCCGGACTTCCCACCCTGCCTCTCACTCTGACTGCCGGTCAAACATTCACAATCGGCGCGTCCTTCAAGCCTACTACCGTTGGTCTGGTGTCTTCCGACATCGTCGTCAACACAACCAACACGGCCGAGGGTTACAGCCAAGGTACCCATATCAGACTCACTGGTACTGGTGAGAGCTCGGGTCCTTTGCTGTCCATTACTCCCCCGACCATCACTTTCCAGGGCGTCATCGCCGGTCAAGCGGGTGGAACCGATGAGAGTGTCATTTTGTCCAACCAGGGTAACTCGGCCCTCTCCATCACAGACGTCCAATTCTCCACCAGCAGCGCACAGGGTCCCTTCACCAGCTGGGACAGAGCCACTGCTACCCTTACCGTCGGAAAGTTCACCCTCACCAACGTTCCGGCCACAATTCCTGCCAATACTGCTGTTACCGTTCGCATCGCTTTCGACTCTTCTGTCAGCGGCACCTTCGGCGCGTATCTTCAGGTTGTTTCCAATGGCGGAACCAAGGCGTTCACCATTGCTGGCTCTGCAGGCCCTGCGCCTGTGGCGCTCGTCGAGTTCCAGACGCCCGATGGCACCGGATGGGTAGAGTATGACGCGACCAAGAACTTCACTTTTGGCAACGTCACCGAGAACACGTCCCGGTCTTTGAAGTTCCGTGTCACCAACGCTGCTGCTGAGGGTGGTGTCAAGCTTTCCCTCACCGTTTCCAAGCCGCCTTTTGGTGTTGCCGGCATCATCCAAGCCGCCAACCTTGTTGATCTTGCCGAAGGAACTGTTCTGGCCCCTGGCGAGAGCGCCACGGCAACCCTGGTGTGCACTGTTCCCAAGGCACAATGGAACACCGACCCGTACAGTGGCACGGCGCCCTGGACCATGAACACCAACGACCCCAACTTTGAGAAACATTTCTTCACTTTCGAGTGTACTGCTGTTGCCGAACAAGCACCTCCTTTGCTCGGCAATGGTCAGGGCAAGTACCGCTACATCGGCTGCTACAAGGAAAACAACCCCGGCCGCCAGCTTGCAAACCAGTTGTACGGCGACGCTACGAGCACCAACGGCAAGTGTATCGCTGCTTGTGCTGAGAAGGGGTCCGTCTTCTGCGGTACTCAGTATCACACTGAATGTTGGGGTGGCCCCAACATCCCCACGCTGAAGGTGGACGATCGCAACTGCAACTTCGACTGCGGCGGCGACCTCAACCAAATCTGCGGTGGTAACGGATTCGGAGCCAACGAAGGTGGAGCTTACATCTCCGTCTTTGCTGACTCTGTTCAATGGGACGGTAATACGACAACTCCCACGCCGAACCCGAACCCATCGGGCCCTGAGGTGAACCCTGGCGTCGGTCAGTACGTGAGCCAGGGTTGCTACACTGAGCCCGCCGACACACGCGCCCTGCCTAACCTAGTCACAACAACTGGAAAGACTGTTGCTCTGTGTGTCGAAGCATGTGCCGCTAGCAGGTATACTTATGTCGGCTTGGAGTACGGTGGAGAG TGTTGGTGCGGAAACACTTTGGCCGCTGCCTCAGTTGCCGCCCCTGCTGCCGACTGCAGCATGGCTTGCGCGGATAATAGCACCGAGTACTGCGGTGGACCTTCCAGGCTCAACCTGTACAAGCTCGATGGCACCTTGCCTGAGCCTACCAGTGCAGTCCCGACTGGCACTACCACGACGACTACAGCCGCCCCGACTTCGACCGCTCCTCCAGCAAACGAGAGGGTTGGCGACTGGCTCTTCCAAGGTTGTTATACCGAGGGAACTGGCGTCCGCGCTCTCTCTTCTCGGACGTACGCTAATGACTCAATGACCCTTGAGTCCTGCGGCGGTTTCTGTCAGGGCCTCAAGTACTTCGGTACGGAGTATGGACGGGAGTGCTGGTGTGGCGATGAATTCGGCACGGGCAGCGCTCTCGCAGCGAACCAGAAAGATTGCTCTTTCCCCTGCGCGGGCGACAGCACACAATTCTGTGGTGCCGGTGACCGACTCCAAGTTTACATGTACTCGCCGGTGGCTGCGACGACCACATCGGCCGAGACTACAACCACTGCCGCTGCCTTTGCCTCCTTGGCACCCGCGTCCAATGGAACAGCGACCACGACCACGACCGCCACCGAAACTCCTCTGGCCGAGAAGCAAGCGTCTAACAGCACCATCAGCACGACCGCTTCCTTGACTCCATCCAACTCTACCACCTCTAGTGCTAGAGTGACGGCCGAGGCTGTCGCATCCACTCTTTCAGCAAGCAACTCGTCCGTCCCAGCGACTGCTAAGGCTTCGGCCACCTCATCTACTATTTTTACCACCAGCCTCTTGGCCACCTCGTCTGTCACATCAGCTACTTCATCGGTCTCGGCCACCCCTTCGGTTCCTTCCACTTCCACATCGTCAACCAAGACATcaacctcctcctccgcgACCCCCACCCCGACCGGACCAGTCATCTCCACCGGCAATGAAAACTTTACCTACTACGGTTGCTTCTCCGAGCCGCAAGTCGGCCGTCTCCTCCCGGCCCAGATCATCAACCGCGACAACATGACGATCAGCATGTGTCTGAGCGCCTGCTACAACAAGAACTACGCTGGTGTCGAGTACGGTCGTGAGTGCTGGTGCGGCGACGCCCTCAACATCGGTGGCGGAGGTGGCACCACCCCGGCGGCCAACGTAACGGCTAAGGACTGCTCGTTCAAGTGTCCTGGCAACAGTACCGAGTACTGTGGTGCCGGTGTGAGATTGAGCTTGTATATCCTCAAGGATGAGCTCGAGAAGTTGCAAAAGTCCAATGCGACGGTTTCTTTCAAGTCAACATAA